The genomic interval TGATGATTGTAATTACCTACAGGAATTACTGTTAAATCACAATGAATTCCGTTTTTAAGCCATTTTTCACCATTTATCATTTTTCCATATTCGCCAATAGTCATTCCGTAAACCACCGGAACTTTATGCATTCCTACAAAAGACGTATGCTCTAGTTCTAAAACAGGACCATCTATATAATATGCATTGGGGTTTGGTCTGTCTAACAAAATCACTTGGATTCCTTGTTCTGCACAAGCTTCCATTACATAATGCAAAGAAGAAATATAGGTATAAAAACGAGCACCGACATCTTGAATATCAAAAACTACAACGTCAATTCCTTTTAATTGTGCTGCTGAAGGTTTTTTATTTTTACCGTAAAGCGATATAATTGGTAAACCTGTTTTGGTGTCAAATCCGTCTTTTACAACTTCGCCAGCATCTGCTTTCCCTCTAAAACCGTGTTCTGGTGCAAAAACTTTTTTTACATTTATTCCATTATAGTTATGTAAATAATCTACCAAATGATGCGTAACTTTTTTAGACCCCATAACATTAGGCGCTACTTCCGCTCTCTGAATAACAGACAATACAGAAGTTTGATTTGCTACAATTGCTACATTTTTATTTTTTAATAAACTGAGGTACAAATGGGTACTTTCTGCTCCCACCTTTACAGTTATTTGTTCACTTTCTACTTTTAATCCAGCACTTTTAACTGGTGTAATTTGAGCATAAGAAATCAGCTGAAAATTCAGCATTAGAAATAAGAATAAATATGTACTTTTGAAAGGTTTAAAATCTATCATCAATTTGAATTACGAGTTATTTATTGCAAAACGCATTATTGCCGGTAAAAAGTATAAAAATAGCATATCATCTCCAATAATAAAAATTGCAATCACAGCAATTGCCTTGGGAATAATTATTATGCTAATTTCTGTTGCAACTGGCGCTGGCTTGCAATATAAAATTCGTGATAAAATGGCTGGTTTTAAAGGCCATGTTCAAATTATTAATTACGATGCTAATAATTCTGATGTTTCAACGGTTCCTGTTGATAAAAACCAAGATTTTTATCCGAAGTTTAAAAATGTAGACGGAATTAAAAACATTCAGGTTTTTGCTAATAAAGCAGGAATTTTAAGAACAGAAACAGAATTTGAAGGCATTATTTTTAAAGGAGTTTCTACAGATTACGATTGGACTTTTTTTAACGAGTATTTAGTTGAAGGTAGAACCCCAAATTTTAATCAAGATAGAACCAAAGAGGTTTTATTGTCTCAAACAATAATGAATCGTTTACAGTTGAAATTAAACGATGTTGTTTTAGCTACTTTTATAAAAACTTCTACTAGTAAGCTACCATCAAACAGAAAATATACCATAGTAGGAATCTACAATTCTGGTTTTGCAGAATTTGATAAATCTATGATGATTGGCGACATCCGAGAAGTCCAAAATCTAAATAAATGGACAGAAAATGAAGTTGGAGGTTTTGAGGTTATTCTAAATAGTTTCGATAAAATCGAAGAAAAAGGAGAAGAAATTTACAGTAATATTGGTGCAACTTTGAATAGTAAAACTATTTTAGATAGTTACCCTGCTGTATTTGAATGGATAGAACTTTTTGACAATAATGTGTGGTTTATTATTGCCATTATGATCTTAGTTGCAGGCATAAATATGATTACTGCCCTACTCGTTTTAATTTTAGAACGCGTACAAATGATTGGTATTTTAAAAGCCTTAGGAAGCACGAATACAAGCATCCGTAAAATATTTTTATACAACGCGTCTTACCTAATTATAAAAGGACTTTTCTGGGGGAATATCATTGGTTTATCTATCCTTTTTGTACAATATTACTTTGAGGTTATTACATTAAATCCGGAGACCTATTATGTAACTACAATGCCAGTTTACATCTCTCTAAAAGCTATTTTATTGCTTAATATTGGCACGTTAATTATGTCTTTTTTAATGCTAATTATTCCTTCTTATATTATCACTAAAATTCAGCCTTCTAAATCTATAAAGTTTGCTTAAATCTCTTTTTTTAAACAATATTCTTTATTTAATTTGTTTATTAAAATTTCACAACGTTTTAGTTAAATGAAAATTACTGCACTTTATTTAAAATTTAAATAAGACAAACAGAAAAACAATAATACCTATTTATAAGTATTATTGTTTTTCTGTTTTATAAAAGGTTTCTACAACAAAAGTAGCGCTTTTAATACCTGTAAATCATTCCGTTATATTTATTTCTAAAGTAGAAAGCAACATCTCTTTCATTAGATGTTTAATTTGTTGCACTTAAATTTATTTACAAAAGCTATCTTTAGATCTAATTTGTAAAGCTTCCCCTACTTTCAAGTTAAAAAGTTGATTACATTTATAATTAAATAATAACATTCCAAAAATAGATTTATCTAACTACCTATTATTTAGATAAAAAAATGGATTTTTATTAGAACATCCTCCAAATAAATCTAAAATCAACTTGAAATAATTAGGTTTAAAAATGTAATATTACAGTAACTATTAAATTATTAGTTTATGAAAAACCTCTTGGTTTTAATACTATTTTTGTCTTCCATAATTAACTATGCACAAAAACCTTATAAAGAATTTCAGTTTGTAAATATTAAGGAAGGCATACCTAAAGTGGGCGTCTCATCCATTGTACAAGACAACCAAGGGTTTATTTGGATTGGTACTACTGGAACCGGTTTATATAAATTTGATGGTATAGACTATACTCCTTATAAATTTGATTTTGAAAACACTCATTCTTTAAGCAATAATTTAGTACAATGTCTTTTTTTAGACAGTAAAAATAGACTGTGGTGCGGAACAGAAAATGGATTAAATTTATACGATAGAGATTTAGATCATTTTAAAAAAGTACAATTAAATACTGATCTTGACTATAAAGAAAATGTATTCGCTTTAGAAGAAGATGCTGCTGGTAATTTGTTAGTAGGAACAGACAGAAAAGGTCTTTACAAATTAGACATTAATACACTTTTAACAGAAAGAATTTTAAATAAAAAATCTCCAGACTTATCGATTACTAGTATAAAACACACAAAGCAAGGCAAAACTTTTGTAGGCACAAACCTTGGTTTAAAAGAAATTGATTTTATACATAATAAACTAATTGACACTAGAATTTTTGCTGGTGAAGAAAAATCTATTAATCACGCAATTTCTAACTTGTATATAGACGCTAAAGACAATTTATGGATTGGCTTTGAAAGAGAAAATGGCGTCTACAAATGTGGCCTTACCAATGATAGAAATAATAATATAATACGCTTAAATAAATTTGATATTACGTCGAAAAAAATCATGAAAATAATTCAATTATCAGATAGTACATTGATGATTGGAACAGAGAATGATGGTCTTTTTCACTTAGAAGAGAATGGCGATGTTATTAAAAATTATGTTTCAAATAAAACAGAAGAAAACAGTATTTTACATAATTCTATTTGGGAACTTTTTATAGATAAAAATGATAGAATTTGGATGGGATACTTTAACAGTGGTGTTGCCGTTAGCGATAAACTCTATGATAAATTTAAAGACATAAAAAGCTTACCTAATAAAAATAATTCGTTAACAATTCCCTCCGTTTCAAGTGTTGTAAAAGACAAAACTGGTAATTTATGGATTTCTACAGATGGAGGTGGTATTGATGTTTACAACCCTAAAAACGCTAAAATAACTCATATCAATAAAGAAAATAACACTGTTTATTCGGGGCTTAATTCTAATTACATTGTGAGTTTGTTTTTAGATTCTAAAAATAATTTATGGGCAGGAAGCTGGGATAATGGTATTTATCTTTTAAAAAACGGATCTAAAAAATTCATAAATTTCAGTAAACATAATCCTGTAAAAAACTTTAAAGCAAATACGGTAAGAAGTTTTTCCGAAGATTCTAAAGGTACCATTTGGATTGCTACTTTTTTTGAAGGACTACACTCTTACACCCCAACTACAAACACTTTTACAAAATTTAATTCTAAAGAATTTGTAGCTCATCAATCTTTATGCAATAAACTTATGGTAGTTTTTGTAGATGCAGAAGATGCTATTTGGGTAGGAACTGCCGATGGTCTGTTTAGAATAACAAGATTAGAAAATGACACCTTTAATGTTGTTTCTTTAAAAACTAGAATGCAGAAAGAATATGGTCACTTATCTGACGTCAGTCATATTTTAAGTATTTATGAATCTTCTAAAAATGAAATTTGGATTGGAACAAGAGGAGCAGGACTTTGTAGGTACAATAAAAAAGAAGACACCTATACATGGTATAATAAATCGAAAGGTTTTGAGGAAGAGAATATTGCTGCAATCATAGAAGATAATGATAAAAATATTTGGGTTAGCGGTAACTCTGGACTTACAAAAATTGACATAGAAGAAGAAAAATTTACTAATTATACATCAAATGACGGTTTACTTTCTAATGATTTTAATTTTGGAGCAGTTTTAAAAGATGAAAAAGGTATTTTGTATTTTGGTAATTTTAAGGGGTTAGATTATTTTAATCCTAAAGAAATAGCCACAAATGCGAGCTTACCTTCTCTGCATTTTACAGATTTTAAATTGTTTAATGAAAAAGTAATTCCTCTTACTGAAAACTCTCCATTAGAAAAAGTTATTTCAGAGACAAAAAACATTCAACTTTCACATACGCAATCTGTATTTACCATTGAATATACTGGTTTGAACTATACAAGACCAGAAAAAAATAATTATGCTTATTATTTAGAAGGTTATGAAACTACTTGGAATTACGTTGGACATAAAAGAAATGCGACCTATACAAATTTAGATCATGGAGATTATATTTTTAAACTCAAAGCCTCTAATAATGACGGTGTTTGGAGTAACGTACCATTAGAATTAAACATTACCATTCTTCCACCTTGGTGGAAAACCAACTGGGCAATATTAGGCTATATTCTAGTGTTTTTATTATGCATTTATTTACTAAACAGCTTAACTCAACAAAGAATAAAAGAAAAAGAAATATTAAAAAATGAACGTTTAGCACAAAGTCAAAATGATGAATTGAATCAAAAGAAACTTCA from Polaribacter sejongensis carries:
- a CDS encoding exo-beta-N-acetylmuramidase NamZ family protein, whose translation is MIDFKPFKSTYLFLFLMLNFQLISYAQITPVKSAGLKVESEQITVKVGAESTHLYLSLLKNKNVAIVANQTSVLSVIQRAEVAPNVMGSKKVTHHLVDYLHNYNGINVKKVFAPEHGFRGKADAGEVVKDGFDTKTGLPIISLYGKNKKPSAAQLKGIDVVVFDIQDVGARFYTYISSLHYVMEACAEQGIQVILLDRPNPNAYYIDGPVLELEHTSFVGMHKVPVVYGMTIGEYGKMINGEKWLKNGIHCDLTVIPVGNYNHQTEYSLPIKPSPNLPNDKSINLYASLCFFEGTNVSAGRGTEMQFQIYGSPYLAKSEFTFTPKVNEGAKYPKYKNILCYGENLQEVERLNRLDLSFLIKAYKQNTSNEFFNNFFTKLAGTKKLKQQIEKGVSENEIRKTWEKDLEAFKVVRSKYLIYQ
- a CDS encoding ABC transporter permease; translated protein: MNYELFIAKRIIAGKKYKNSISSPIIKIAITAIALGIIIMLISVATGAGLQYKIRDKMAGFKGHVQIINYDANNSDVSTVPVDKNQDFYPKFKNVDGIKNIQVFANKAGILRTETEFEGIIFKGVSTDYDWTFFNEYLVEGRTPNFNQDRTKEVLLSQTIMNRLQLKLNDVVLATFIKTSTSKLPSNRKYTIVGIYNSGFAEFDKSMMIGDIREVQNLNKWTENEVGGFEVILNSFDKIEEKGEEIYSNIGATLNSKTILDSYPAVFEWIELFDNNVWFIIAIMILVAGINMITALLVLILERVQMIGILKALGSTNTSIRKIFLYNASYLIIKGLFWGNIIGLSILFVQYYFEVITLNPETYYVTTMPVYISLKAILLLNIGTLIMSFLMLIIPSYIITKIQPSKSIKFA
- a CDS encoding hybrid sensor histidine kinase/response regulator transcription factor is translated as MKNLLVLILFLSSIINYAQKPYKEFQFVNIKEGIPKVGVSSIVQDNQGFIWIGTTGTGLYKFDGIDYTPYKFDFENTHSLSNNLVQCLFLDSKNRLWCGTENGLNLYDRDLDHFKKVQLNTDLDYKENVFALEEDAAGNLLVGTDRKGLYKLDINTLLTERILNKKSPDLSITSIKHTKQGKTFVGTNLGLKEIDFIHNKLIDTRIFAGEEKSINHAISNLYIDAKDNLWIGFERENGVYKCGLTNDRNNNIIRLNKFDITSKKIMKIIQLSDSTLMIGTENDGLFHLEENGDVIKNYVSNKTEENSILHNSIWELFIDKNDRIWMGYFNSGVAVSDKLYDKFKDIKSLPNKNNSLTIPSVSSVVKDKTGNLWISTDGGGIDVYNPKNAKITHINKENNTVYSGLNSNYIVSLFLDSKNNLWAGSWDNGIYLLKNGSKKFINFSKHNPVKNFKANTVRSFSEDSKGTIWIATFFEGLHSYTPTTNTFTKFNSKEFVAHQSLCNKLMVVFVDAEDAIWVGTADGLFRITRLENDTFNVVSLKTRMQKEYGHLSDVSHILSIYESSKNEIWIGTRGAGLCRYNKKEDTYTWYNKSKGFEEENIAAIIEDNDKNIWVSGNSGLTKIDIEEEKFTNYTSNDGLLSNDFNFGAVLKDEKGILYFGNFKGLDYFNPKEIATNASLPSLHFTDFKLFNEKVIPLTENSPLEKVISETKNIQLSHTQSVFTIEYTGLNYTRPEKNNYAYYLEGYETTWNYVGHKRNATYTNLDHGDYIFKLKASNNDGVWSNVPLELNITILPPWWKTNWAILGYILVFLLCIYLLNSLTQQRIKEKEILKNERLAQSQNDELNQKKLQFFTNISHEFRTPLTLIINPIKDIISNKELDLPQSVKNKHAIIYKNTNRLYRLINELMDIRKLEHNKMKIRASKINLIEFSKNIANYFQEETTNKNILLSVDSDVPDLSVWADEKMLEKIIFNLLSNAIKATPIGGAINIDLFSNHKRYLLPLIDKKQPVEVIEIVISDTGTGLNEQEVEKIFERFYQVEDQNKTYIGGTGIGLEVVKSFVYLHKGDIKVESKVGSGTTFKILLPTGNAHYTEDQIIYENEKKVNIKEQFLLITPEDTEIPTTEVSKLTKTKTILIVEDNIELLDYLKIELSKEYKVFVAGNGKEGVKMAKETLPDAIITDVVMPEMDGFEFCKTIKTDASTSHIPVMMLTARTTIENRIEGIENGADAYMIKPFDLKLLKLRLSQLITSRQLIFDKFFGAISGADEKINSNSIDKEFIQKLLEYINNNISDSNLSVEELASQLKLSRSQLYRKIKAITGQTVNEFIRKIRLERAKQILDSGRGNISEACFSVGFSSPSYFSKCFKAHFGILPSEIEIKKDINI